One Felis catus isolate Fca126 chromosome D1, F.catus_Fca126_mat1.0, whole genome shotgun sequence DNA segment encodes these proteins:
- the BATF2 gene encoding basic leucine zipper transcriptional factor ATF-like 2 isoform X1, whose protein sequence is MHLCEGNALLTRTDPEEHQRLKKKQRNRAAAQRSRQKHTDKADALHQQHETLEKHNRLLRKEIQTLQAELGWWSRTLHAHERLCLMDCANRLAPVPPGCWGQTEQPPDPMPCGQYGFQEQPGLFQTPVSSPSAHQLSSHLRPHSSPGLLLSPLPSLSLGSTAAPAPPPQLSPSPVQSASPTGSSLLRPSSKLDALLPNPPAQPAPLQPLGVEHPTRGKLGSPPDSASPALGLAGLQGGEHKPVSAAAADRQGLGVDPGPHPLLAFPLLSSAQVHF, encoded by the exons ATGCACCTCTGCGAGGGCAATGCGCTGCTGACGAGGACG GACCCCGAGGAGCATCAGAGgctgaagaagaaacagaggaaccGCGCGGCCGCCCAGCGCAGCCGGCAGAAGCACACGGACAAGGCGGACGCCCTGCACCAG CAGCACGAGACGCTGGAGAAACACAACCGCTTGCTGCGGAAGGAGATCCAGACTCTGCAAGCTGAGCTGGGGTGGTGGAGCCGGACCCTGCATGCGCACGAGCGCCTGTGCCTGATGGACTGTGCCAACCGCTTGGCTCCGGTGCCCCCTGGCTGCTGGGGCCAGACTGAGCAGCCCCCGGACCCCATGCCCTGTGGACAATATGGCTTCCAGGAACAGCCAGGCCTGTTCCAGACCCCTGTCTCTTCTCCCTCGGCCCACCAGCTCTCTTCACATCTGCGGCCTCATAGTTCCCCTGgcctcctcctgtcccctctgccttctctgtccCTTGGCTCCACCGCGgcccctgcaccccctccccagctgtccCCCAGCCCTGTCCAGTCAGCCTCGCCCACTGGCTCCAGCCTGCTAAGGCCTTCCTCCAAGCTCGACGCCCTCCTGCCCAACCCCCCAGCCCAACCTGCCCCTCTACAGCCCCTTGGGGTGGAGCACCCCACCAGGGGGAAGCTGGGGTCCCCACCTGACAGCGCCTCACCTGCTCTGGGGCTGGCCGGCCTGCAGGGTGGGGAGCACAAGCCTgtgtcagcagcagcagcagaccGGCAAGGGCTGGGTGTGGATCCCGGTCCCCACCCACTCCTGGCCTTCCCCCTGCTCTCCTCTGCTCAAGTTCACTTCTAA
- the BATF2 gene encoding basic leucine zipper transcriptional factor ATF-like 2 isoform X2, which yields MHLCEGNALLTRTDPEEHQRLKKKQRNRAAAQRSRQKHTDKADALHQHETLEKHNRLLRKEIQTLQAELGWWSRTLHAHERLCLMDCANRLAPVPPGCWGQTEQPPDPMPCGQYGFQEQPGLFQTPVSSPSAHQLSSHLRPHSSPGLLLSPLPSLSLGSTAAPAPPPQLSPSPVQSASPTGSSLLRPSSKLDALLPNPPAQPAPLQPLGVEHPTRGKLGSPPDSASPALGLAGLQGGEHKPVSAAAADRQGLGVDPGPHPLLAFPLLSSAQVHF from the exons ATGCACCTCTGCGAGGGCAATGCGCTGCTGACGAGGACG GACCCCGAGGAGCATCAGAGgctgaagaagaaacagaggaaccGCGCGGCCGCCCAGCGCAGCCGGCAGAAGCACACGGACAAGGCGGACGCCCTGCACCAG CACGAGACGCTGGAGAAACACAACCGCTTGCTGCGGAAGGAGATCCAGACTCTGCAAGCTGAGCTGGGGTGGTGGAGCCGGACCCTGCATGCGCACGAGCGCCTGTGCCTGATGGACTGTGCCAACCGCTTGGCTCCGGTGCCCCCTGGCTGCTGGGGCCAGACTGAGCAGCCCCCGGACCCCATGCCCTGTGGACAATATGGCTTCCAGGAACAGCCAGGCCTGTTCCAGACCCCTGTCTCTTCTCCCTCGGCCCACCAGCTCTCTTCACATCTGCGGCCTCATAGTTCCCCTGgcctcctcctgtcccctctgccttctctgtccCTTGGCTCCACCGCGgcccctgcaccccctccccagctgtccCCCAGCCCTGTCCAGTCAGCCTCGCCCACTGGCTCCAGCCTGCTAAGGCCTTCCTCCAAGCTCGACGCCCTCCTGCCCAACCCCCCAGCCCAACCTGCCCCTCTACAGCCCCTTGGGGTGGAGCACCCCACCAGGGGGAAGCTGGGGTCCCCACCTGACAGCGCCTCACCTGCTCTGGGGCTGGCCGGCCTGCAGGGTGGGGAGCACAAGCCTgtgtcagcagcagcagcagaccGGCAAGGGCTGGGTGTGGATCCCGGTCCCCACCCACTCCTGGCCTTCCCCCTGCTCTCCTCTGCTCAAGTTCACTTCTAA